One Actinosynnema pretiosum DNA segment encodes these proteins:
- a CDS encoding dipeptide ABC transporter ATP-binding protein — MAPQDRLTLDRPESHRGTGRLLRVEGLSVSYGGDQVVSDVDFDLARGRSLALIGESGSGKSTIARAVLRLGSGRATGRVEFEGRDVLSLPERDFRPLRGRRIGFVPQDPASSLNPVRTIGAQALEAAALLDGDVDRRAAVLEVFAQVGLDEPRRVFDSYPHQLSGGMLQRVLIGLTVLPRPALVVADEPTSALDVTIQKRVLDLLGRLGRELDIGLLLITHDLAVAAERADSLVVLKDGRVRESGPTAEVFASPSQEYTRRLRADVPALNPDRHADARAKAAASAGPPRIEVSGVVKSFGSLRAVDGVSFTVPAGTTHALVGESGSGKTTTIRLLLGLEEPEEGSIRVAGEEVSGRSHASLRALRRHLQLVYQNPFTSLDPTWTVQRLVGESLGRFKVGTRRERERRVLEALRAVGLDEGLRTRRPGALSGGQRQRVALARSLVLRPDVVVLDEPTSALDVSVQAGIVEVLLELQAELGLTYVFVSHDLALVRQLAHTVSVLHRGRVVEDGPVEAVLGAPGHEYTRALVESIPAGAG, encoded by the coding sequence ATGGCTCCGCAGGACAGACTGACCCTGGACCGCCCCGAGTCCCACCGGGGGACCGGGCGACTGCTCCGGGTCGAAGGGCTCTCCGTGTCGTACGGAGGCGATCAGGTGGTGTCCGATGTGGACTTCGACCTGGCGCGCGGGCGCTCGCTCGCGCTGATCGGCGAGTCCGGCTCGGGCAAGTCGACGATCGCCCGCGCGGTGCTGCGGCTGGGTTCCGGGCGGGCCACCGGGCGGGTCGAGTTCGAGGGCCGGGACGTGCTGTCGTTGCCGGAGCGGGATTTCCGACCGCTGCGCGGCAGGCGGATCGGGTTCGTGCCGCAGGACCCGGCCAGCTCGCTCAACCCGGTGCGCACGATCGGCGCGCAGGCGCTGGAGGCTGCGGCCCTGCTGGACGGGGACGTGGACCGGCGCGCGGCGGTGCTGGAGGTGTTCGCGCAGGTCGGTCTGGACGAGCCGCGCCGGGTGTTCGACTCCTACCCTCACCAGCTGTCCGGCGGGATGCTCCAGCGGGTGCTGATCGGGCTGACCGTGCTGCCCCGGCCCGCGCTGGTCGTGGCGGACGAGCCGACGTCGGCGCTGGACGTGACGATCCAGAAGCGCGTGCTGGACCTGCTCGGGCGGCTCGGGCGGGAGCTGGACATCGGGCTGCTGCTGATCACCCACGACCTGGCGGTGGCGGCCGAGCGGGCGGACTCGCTGGTGGTGCTCAAGGACGGGCGGGTGCGCGAGTCCGGTCCGACTGCGGAGGTGTTCGCCTCGCCGTCGCAGGAGTACACGCGGCGGTTGCGCGCGGACGTGCCCGCGCTGAACCCGGACCGGCACGCGGACGCGCGCGCGAAGGCCGCCGCGTCGGCCGGGCCGCCGAGGATCGAGGTGTCCGGGGTGGTGAAGTCGTTCGGCTCGCTGCGCGCGGTGGACGGCGTGTCGTTCACCGTCCCGGCCGGGACCACGCACGCGCTGGTGGGCGAGTCCGGGTCGGGCAAGACGACCACGATCCGGCTGCTGCTGGGGTTGGAGGAGCCGGAGGAGGGCTCGATCCGGGTGGCGGGCGAGGAGGTGTCGGGGCGCTCGCACGCGTCGCTGCGGGCGCTGCGGCGGCACCTGCAACTGGTGTACCAGAACCCGTTCACCTCGCTGGACCCGACGTGGACCGTGCAGCGGCTGGTGGGCGAGTCGCTGGGGCGGTTCAAGGTCGGGACGCGGCGCGAGCGGGAGCGGCGGGTGCTGGAGGCGCTGCGGGCGGTCGGGTTGGACGAGGGGCTGCGCACCCGCAGGCCGGGCGCCCTGTCGGGCGGGCAGCGGCAGCGGGTGGCGCTGGCCAGGTCGCTGGTGCTGCGGCCGGACGTGGTGGTGCTGGACGAGCCGACGTCGGCGCTGGACGTGAGCGTGCAGGCGGGGATCGTGGAGGTGCTGCTGGAGCTCCAGGCGGAGCTGGGGCTGACGTACGTGTTCGTGTCGCACGACCTGGCGCTGGTGCGGCAGCTGGCGCACACGGTGTCGGTGCTGCACCGGGGGCGGGTGGTGGAGGACGGGCCGGTGGAGGCGGTGCTGGGGGCGCCGGGGCACGAGTACACGCGGGCGCTGGTGGAGTCGATCCCTGCGGGAGCGGGGTGA
- a CDS encoding helix-turn-helix domain-containing protein — MDGPGQLAEYLQACRARLRPADVGLDTYGERRRVPGLRREEVAGLAGVSASYYVRLEQGLSVNASTEVVDGIARALRLDRDEHEHLRALARPRRRGAVKRPPVERVSASATELLAALGAVPAVLLGRRTDVLAWNPLGHALFAGHLDRDSVDRPAERPNMARLVFLDAHTRELYPRWEAKARAVVGNLRATAGRHPDDRLLSALVGELVTGSAEFAALWAGHRVKACGSDEHEMRHPLVGAMSVRQQALRPADAPEQALTLVTAEPGSPSQAALTLLAQAVLEG, encoded by the coding sequence GTGGACGGACCGGGTCAGCTCGCGGAGTACCTCCAGGCGTGCCGGGCGCGGTTGCGCCCCGCCGACGTCGGGCTCGACACCTACGGCGAGCGCCGCCGGGTGCCGGGGTTGCGGCGGGAGGAGGTCGCCGGGCTCGCCGGGGTGAGCGCGTCCTACTACGTGCGCCTCGAACAGGGGCTGTCGGTGAACGCCTCGACCGAGGTGGTCGACGGCATCGCCCGCGCGCTGCGGCTGGACCGGGACGAGCACGAGCACCTGCGCGCGCTCGCCAGGCCCCGCCGCAGGGGCGCGGTGAAGCGACCGCCGGTGGAGCGGGTGAGCGCGTCCGCGACCGAGCTGCTCGCCGCGCTGGGCGCCGTGCCCGCCGTGCTGCTGGGCAGGCGCACGGACGTGCTGGCGTGGAACCCGCTGGGGCACGCCCTGTTCGCCGGGCACCTGGACCGCGACTCGGTGGACCGCCCGGCGGAGCGGCCGAACATGGCGCGCCTGGTGTTCCTGGACGCGCACACCCGCGAGCTGTACCCGAGGTGGGAGGCCAAGGCCAGGGCGGTGGTGGGGAACCTGCGCGCGACGGCGGGCAGGCACCCGGACGACCGGCTGCTCAGCGCGCTGGTCGGCGAGCTGGTGACCGGCAGCGCGGAGTTCGCGGCGCTGTGGGCGGGGCACCGGGTGAAGGCCTGCGGGAGCGACGAGCACGAGATGCGGCACCCGCTGGTGGGCGCGATGTCCGTGCGGCAGCAGGCTCTGCGGCCCGCGGACGCGCCGGAGCAGGCGCTGACGCTGGTGACGGCGGAGCCCGGTTCACCGTCGCAGGCGGCGCTGACCCTGCTGGCGCAGGCCGTCCTGGAGGGCTGA
- a CDS encoding SdrD B-like domain-containing protein → MFARVLLAVLVALAVLLPAGPVALAQAGSVGGAAFFDTNSDGLISDGSTSPLEPVRLAGVAVSLVRSDGASVGSTTTGADGTYSFTGLTPGDYIVRAVLAPGYGASSPTSVPFTISGTTGQVVDFAMTKGAFGNFVWDDLNRDGVQGSGEPGIAGITVRLLAEQGAVVQEQATNSAGEYYFVGVEEGTYRVRVVPPSYKVFTRPNAGTRGVDSVFDPVTGLSEPMVVEIVDSGITQDLTVDAGLFQRVEDLAVALTVDRSEPVVGDQVVLTAVVGNAGSVPVPGAQVTVTVPEGLVIGPVAGGWTCPVVGRDVVCGTQEPVAAGAALPPVRITATAERAGPVSPSARVRRYNGNVDDNAANDTATTTVTALAPAVTRTTTTPAPTTTAAPPPVPPAMADGDGLAWTGRSVGALVAGGFGLLLLGVGAHALSRRREGA, encoded by the coding sequence GTGTTCGCCAGGGTCCTCCTCGCCGTGCTCGTCGCCCTCGCCGTGCTGCTCCCGGCCGGGCCGGTCGCCCTCGCCCAGGCGGGCAGCGTGGGCGGCGCCGCGTTCTTCGACACCAACAGCGACGGGTTGATCAGCGACGGGTCGACCAGCCCGCTCGAACCGGTGCGGCTGGCCGGGGTGGCGGTGTCGCTGGTCAGGTCGGACGGGGCGTCGGTCGGGTCGACGACCACCGGTGCCGACGGCACCTACTCGTTCACCGGCCTCACCCCTGGGGATTACATCGTGCGGGCCGTGCTGGCGCCCGGTTATGGCGCGTCGTCACCGACCTCGGTCCCGTTCACCATCTCGGGGACCACCGGCCAGGTGGTGGACTTCGCGATGACCAAGGGCGCGTTCGGGAACTTCGTGTGGGACGACCTCAACCGCGACGGCGTCCAGGGCAGCGGCGAGCCGGGGATCGCGGGGATCACCGTGCGGCTGCTGGCCGAGCAGGGCGCGGTGGTGCAGGAGCAGGCCACGAACTCGGCGGGCGAGTACTACTTCGTCGGCGTCGAGGAGGGGACGTACCGGGTCCGGGTGGTGCCGCCCTCGTACAAGGTGTTCACGAGGCCGAACGCGGGCACGCGCGGCGTGGACTCGGTGTTCGACCCGGTCACCGGGTTGAGCGAGCCGATGGTGGTGGAGATCGTGGACAGCGGGATCACCCAGGACCTGACCGTGGACGCCGGGCTGTTCCAGCGGGTCGAGGACCTGGCCGTCGCGCTGACCGTCGACCGGTCGGAGCCGGTGGTCGGTGACCAGGTGGTGCTGACCGCGGTGGTGGGCAACGCGGGGAGCGTGCCGGTGCCGGGCGCGCAGGTGACCGTGACGGTGCCCGAGGGGCTGGTGATCGGTCCGGTGGCGGGCGGGTGGACGTGCCCGGTGGTCGGGCGGGACGTGGTGTGCGGGACGCAGGAGCCGGTGGCGGCGGGCGCGGCGCTCCCGCCGGTGCGGATCACCGCGACGGCGGAGCGGGCCGGACCGGTGAGCCCGAGCGCGCGGGTGCGCCGGTACAACGGGAACGTGGACGACAACGCGGCCAACGACACCGCCACGACGACGGTCACGGCGCTCGCCCCGGCGGTGACGAGAACGACGACCACACCCGCGCCGACGACCACTGCGGCTCCCCCGCCGGTCCCCCCGGCGATGGCCGACGGCGACGGGCTGGCCTGGACGGGGCGGTCGGTGGGGGCGCTGGTCGCGGGCGGGTTCGGGCTGCTCCTGCTGGGGGTCGGCGCGCACGCGCTGTCCCGGCGGCGCGAGGGCGCCTGA
- a CDS encoding ABC transporter permease, whose translation MSGGYGRYAAGRVAQAAVVVLLAYAFTFVVISVLPGDPVTSTLRDPQNGFTEEEIAAIVAYYGLDRPVHEQLWESLTRFLVGDFGVSLRSGLPVADLVGEVLWSTVVLALSALAVALVLAFAVAAGVRYLPPNRGQGVLRAFPSLFLSVPNFVIGLLLINVFAFQLGLFRVIDSEGPLATLFAAIALGIPVSAQVAEVLIANLDHEAGQEYASVARSRGLGRTGLLFRHLLKPSALPVVTVVALTVGELLGGAVITEKIFGRTGVGSLVERSVTTQDLPVLQAVVALAAVVFVVVNLAADLVYPLLDPRVRSGVAAARERAGVAA comes from the coding sequence GTGAGCGGCGGTTACGGCAGGTACGCGGCGGGGCGCGTCGCGCAGGCGGCCGTGGTGGTGCTGCTGGCCTACGCGTTCACGTTCGTCGTGATCAGCGTGCTGCCCGGCGACCCGGTCACCTCCACCCTGCGCGACCCGCAGAACGGCTTCACGGAAGAGGAGATCGCCGCGATCGTCGCCTACTACGGGCTGGACCGGCCGGTGCACGAGCAGCTGTGGGAGTCGCTGACCCGGTTCCTGGTCGGGGACTTCGGGGTCTCGCTGCGCTCGGGCCTCCCGGTGGCGGACCTGGTCGGCGAGGTGCTGTGGTCGACGGTCGTGCTGGCGCTGTCGGCGCTGGCGGTGGCCCTGGTGCTGGCGTTCGCGGTGGCGGCCGGGGTCCGCTACCTGCCGCCGAACCGGGGGCAGGGCGTGCTGCGGGCGTTCCCGTCGCTGTTCCTGTCGGTGCCGAACTTCGTGATCGGGCTGCTGCTGATCAACGTCTTCGCGTTCCAGCTCGGCCTGTTCCGGGTGATCGACTCGGAGGGCCCGCTGGCGACGCTGTTCGCCGCGATCGCGCTGGGCATCCCGGTGTCGGCGCAGGTGGCGGAGGTGCTGATCGCGAACCTGGACCACGAGGCAGGTCAGGAGTACGCGTCGGTGGCGCGCTCGCGGGGCCTGGGGCGCACCGGGTTGTTGTTCCGGCACCTGCTCAAACCGTCGGCGCTGCCGGTGGTGACGGTGGTCGCGCTGACCGTCGGGGAGCTGCTGGGCGGCGCGGTGATCACGGAGAAGATCTTCGGGCGGACGGGGGTCGGGTCGCTGGTGGAGCGGTCGGTGACGACGCAGGACCTGCCGGTGCTGCAAGCGGTCGTGGCGCTGGCGGCGGTGGTGTTCGTGGTGGTGAACCTGGCGGCCGACCTGGTCTACCCGCTGCTGGACCCGCGGGTGCGGAGCGGCGTGGCGGCGGCGCGGGAGCGGGCGGGGGTGGCGGCGTGA
- a CDS encoding SRPBCC family protein, which produces MTTTRVRADDDPTGELDLADFAFTRAAWLPAPVERVYALVSDVSLIDRWSPTASGVRYDDGAGPEPGAWFGGHNRRGEREWASRSQVLAASPPEEFSFVVGGVAEGAVRWRWTFRADGGGTIARQEWRLLRPHPAFGPTRRDVAALRATMAASAETTLLALARWLHEHPEG; this is translated from the coding sequence ATGACCACCACCCGAGTCCGCGCCGACGACGACCCGACCGGGGAGCTCGACCTCGCCGACTTCGCCTTCACCCGCGCCGCCTGGCTGCCCGCGCCCGTCGAGCGGGTGTACGCGCTGGTCAGCGACGTCTCGCTGATCGACCGCTGGAGCCCGACCGCGTCCGGCGTGCGCTACGACGACGGCGCGGGCCCCGAACCCGGCGCGTGGTTCGGCGGCCACAACCGGCGCGGCGAGCGCGAGTGGGCCAGCCGCTCCCAGGTGCTCGCCGCCTCGCCGCCGGAGGAGTTCTCGTTCGTCGTGGGCGGGGTGGCGGAGGGGGCGGTGCGCTGGCGCTGGACGTTCCGCGCCGACGGCGGCGGCACGATCGCGCGGCAGGAGTGGCGGCTGCTGCGCCCCCACCCCGCGTTCGGCCCGACCCGCCGCGACGTGGCCGCCCTGCGCGCCACCATGGCCGCCAGCGCGGAGACGACGCTGCTGGCTCTGGCCCGGTGGTTGCACGAGCACCCGGAGGGGTGA
- a CDS encoding molybdopterin-dependent oxidoreductase: MPGGGFAHGFGSMGDYGVGVTGPPLPTFPQGSNPVPDFSPCARISDLLLNHADVVLPAASSLERDDLAVGAGDRRLRAVRRVLEPVEQAREEFWIHARLAERLGAGEAFTEGLDSRG, translated from the coding sequence TTGCCCGGCGGCGGGTTCGCGCACGGGTTCGGCTCGATGGGCGACTACGGCGTCGGCGTCACGGGACCGCCGCTGCCGACCTTCCCGCAGGGGAGCAACCCGGTGCCGGACTTCAGCCCGTGCGCCAGGATCAGCGACCTGCTGCTCAACCACGCCGACGTGGTGCTCCCGGCGGCGAGCAGCCTGGAGCGCGACGACCTCGCGGTGGGCGCGGGGGACCGGCGGCTGCGGGCGGTGCGGCGGGTGCTGGAACCGGTCGAGCAGGCCCGCGAGGAGTTCTGGATCCACGCGCGGCTCGCGGAGCGGCTCGGCGCGGGTGAGGCGTTCACCGAGGGGCTCGACTCGCGCGGGTGA
- a CDS encoding alpha/beta hydrolase, giving the protein MVKRSLLVAAALLAVTLTPATALAHPVTVRTADYDLGDAAFHVPGFHASPVEGEPARLADLELVGRVHYPADLARRGKLPLVLIQHGLWHSCADRDAEAAWKSSYTALYGPDPVTDPAEVERLEGRLQDASVALSRWPCAAGTPALPNHRGYDYLGRALAERGFVVVSIGVSGVNAGELGQIADLARAEVGYEHLRMWRRLAEDGTGPLAEPLGRLGFTGHVDLGSVGVVGHSRGGRAVMWQAARANRDRMPEGVAIRAVVPLASVTYYAPDEDAPENLDYRVTDIPFGALAGSCDYATGGPQHFANARGHNSAQIALWEVRGANHNAYNTEWSPSSGQVMATDDAAEAWAGGPSTRPGPGQCAQVADERPVRQLTEPEQRQVAVTYLSAFFAKHLKGDRRFDRVVDGTSSPLAHLTPITVSTDPGR; this is encoded by the coding sequence ATGGTCAAGCGATCACTGCTGGTGGCCGCCGCGCTGCTCGCGGTCACCCTCACCCCCGCCACCGCGCTGGCGCACCCGGTCACGGTGCGCACCGCCGACTACGACCTCGGCGACGCCGCGTTCCACGTGCCCGGCTTCCACGCCTCGCCCGTGGAGGGCGAGCCCGCGCGGCTGGCCGACCTGGAACTGGTCGGCCGGGTGCACTACCCCGCCGACCTCGCCAGGCGCGGGAAGCTGCCGCTGGTGCTGATCCAGCACGGCCTCTGGCACAGCTGCGCGGACCGGGACGCCGAGGCGGCCTGGAAGTCCTCCTACACCGCGCTCTACGGCCCGGACCCGGTGACCGACCCGGCGGAGGTCGAGCGGCTGGAGGGGCGGTTGCAGGACGCGTCGGTGGCGCTGAGCCGGTGGCCGTGCGCGGCGGGCACCCCCGCGCTGCCCAACCACCGGGGCTACGACTACCTCGGGCGGGCGCTGGCGGAGCGCGGGTTCGTGGTGGTGTCGATCGGCGTGAGCGGGGTGAACGCCGGGGAGCTGGGGCAGATCGCGGACCTGGCGCGCGCCGAGGTGGGCTACGAGCACCTGCGGATGTGGCGGCGGCTGGCCGAGGACGGCACCGGGCCGCTCGCGGAACCGTTGGGGCGCTTGGGCTTCACCGGTCACGTCGACCTGGGCTCGGTGGGCGTGGTCGGGCACTCGCGCGGCGGGCGGGCCGTGATGTGGCAGGCGGCGCGGGCGAACCGGGACCGGATGCCGGAGGGCGTGGCGATCCGCGCGGTGGTGCCGCTGGCGTCGGTGACCTACTACGCGCCGGACGAGGACGCGCCGGAGAACCTGGACTACCGGGTCACCGACATCCCGTTCGGCGCGCTGGCCGGGTCCTGCGACTACGCGACCGGCGGTCCGCAGCACTTCGCCAACGCGCGCGGGCACAACAGCGCGCAGATCGCGCTGTGGGAGGTGCGGGGGGCGAACCACAACGCGTACAACACCGAGTGGTCGCCGTCGAGCGGGCAGGTGATGGCCACCGACGACGCGGCCGAGGCCTGGGCAGGCGGCCCGAGCACCCGGCCGGGACCGGGCCAGTGCGCGCAGGTCGCGGACGAGCGGCCGGTCCGGCAGCTGACCGAGCCGGAGCAGCGCCAGGTCGCGGTCACCTACCTGTCGGCGTTCTTCGCCAAGCACCTCAAGGGCGACCGCCGGTTCGACCGGGTCGTGGACGGCACGTCGTCCCCGCTGGCGCACCTGACGCCGATCACCGTGAGCACCGATCCGGGGCGGTGA
- a CDS encoding ABC transporter substrate-binding protein, with protein sequence MTTSRPSPRRRSPRRALRLVAGLVTAATLAACGSGVAARQGGSGEPRQGGDLTFLIDSLGDTWIPNNSAISSFQGHIWGHVTDKLVYVDENGKTSPWVAREWEQNGTATEFTLRLREGVTFSDGTPVDASAVVANLDTWSKGVPDKGINPIGLFPKTYQRSEAVDPTTVKVFFSAPALGFIPTLGYHGSILISPKTLALPAEEQADLSNDIGSGPFTVQSWKQGDSVVLKKRPDYDWAPEALSHSGPARLDTITYKIVAEPSLRTAAVRSNQADVAYNPSPQELASFKAQGFTTAAPRYLGFVSGFAINTKVAPYDDPRVRQALQHGIDRQEIISTVYTEDWLPAKSFFQSNVPGATDRSADFAFDAAKSARLLDEAGWARGADGLRSKDGKALELTLHPNPYLATSKSVDELVAQQLRELGFTVNIQAFDVVTYGERVKFNSPSVAAYEVTRSIIDAGTVAGVLTDANRGENWFGLGQSDPELVRLSAAVAGSSSAEERAPLLDELQGHVLRQGYYVPLTQIVQRLYVQNPKLQGVTYNGVAYANYYTAWLGE encoded by the coding sequence GTGACCACGTCCCGTCCGTCCCCCCGCCGCCGATCCCCCCGCCGCGCGCTGCGACTCGTCGCGGGCCTCGTGACCGCCGCCACCCTGGCCGCCTGCGGTTCCGGCGTCGCGGCGCGGCAGGGCGGTTCGGGTGAGCCGAGGCAGGGCGGGGACCTGACGTTCCTGATCGACTCGCTCGGCGACACCTGGATCCCCAACAACAGCGCCATCTCCAGCTTCCAGGGCCACATCTGGGGGCACGTCACCGACAAGCTCGTCTACGTGGACGAGAACGGGAAGACCAGCCCGTGGGTCGCCCGCGAGTGGGAGCAGAACGGGACCGCGACCGAGTTCACGCTCCGGCTGCGCGAGGGCGTCACGTTCTCCGACGGCACGCCGGTGGACGCGAGCGCCGTGGTGGCGAACCTGGACACCTGGTCGAAGGGCGTGCCGGACAAGGGGATCAACCCGATCGGCCTGTTCCCGAAGACCTACCAGCGTTCCGAGGCGGTGGACCCGACCACGGTGAAGGTGTTCTTCTCCGCGCCCGCGCTGGGCTTCATCCCGACCCTGGGCTACCACGGGTCGATCCTGATCTCGCCGAAGACGCTGGCGCTTCCCGCGGAGGAGCAGGCCGACCTGTCCAACGACATCGGCAGCGGGCCGTTCACCGTGCAGTCGTGGAAGCAGGGCGACAGCGTCGTGCTCAAGAAGCGCCCCGACTACGACTGGGCGCCGGAAGCCTTGTCCCACAGCGGTCCGGCGCGCCTGGACACGATCACGTACAAGATCGTGGCCGAGCCGTCGCTGCGCACCGCCGCCGTGCGGTCGAACCAGGCGGACGTGGCCTACAACCCGTCGCCGCAGGAGCTGGCCTCGTTCAAGGCGCAGGGCTTCACCACCGCCGCGCCGCGCTACCTGGGGTTCGTGAGCGGCTTCGCGATCAACACGAAGGTCGCGCCGTACGACGACCCGAGGGTCCGGCAGGCGCTCCAGCACGGCATCGACCGGCAGGAGATCATCTCGACGGTCTACACCGAGGACTGGCTGCCCGCGAAGTCGTTCTTCCAGTCCAACGTGCCCGGCGCGACCGACCGCAGCGCGGACTTCGCGTTCGACGCGGCCAAGTCCGCGAGGCTGCTCGACGAGGCGGGATGGGCGAGGGGCGCGGACGGGCTGCGGTCCAAGGACGGCAAGGCCCTTGAGCTGACGCTGCACCCGAACCCGTACCTGGCCACCTCGAAGTCGGTGGACGAGCTGGTCGCCCAGCAGCTGCGCGAGCTGGGCTTCACGGTGAACATCCAGGCGTTCGACGTGGTGACCTACGGCGAGCGGGTCAAGTTCAACAGCCCGAGCGTGGCCGCCTACGAGGTCACCCGCAGCATCATCGACGCGGGCACGGTCGCGGGCGTGCTGACCGACGCCAACCGGGGCGAGAACTGGTTCGGGCTCGGGCAGTCCGACCCGGAGCTGGTGCGGCTGAGTGCGGCGGTCGCCGGGTCGTCCAGCGCCGAGGAGCGCGCGCCGCTGCTCGACGAGCTGCAGGGGCACGTGCTCCGGCAGGGCTACTACGTGCCGCTGACCCAGATCGTGCAGCGGCTCTACGTGCAGAACCCGAAGCTGCAGGGCGTCACCTACAACGGGGTCGCGTACGCGAACTACTACACCGCTTGGCTCGGCGAGTGA
- a CDS encoding SSI family serine proteinase inhibitor translates to MFPRSTSAAVLGALVLAMTAVPQATAAPGTARPRSSGEFTLTLSGADQTWSRAIRLRCPADETNSYHPMGASACADLDSVRGDMNKLKRVSELCRPTYGRLVATITGLYDETYVEWSKAFRDECVLHKTTRSIFDF, encoded by the coding sequence GTGTTCCCCAGATCGACCAGCGCCGCTGTGCTCGGCGCCCTCGTGCTCGCCATGACCGCGGTCCCCCAGGCCACCGCCGCGCCGGGCACCGCGAGACCGCGCAGCAGCGGCGAGTTCACCCTGACCCTGTCCGGCGCGGACCAGACCTGGTCCCGCGCGATCCGGCTGCGCTGCCCGGCCGACGAGACGAACTCCTACCACCCGATGGGCGCGTCCGCGTGCGCCGACCTCGACTCGGTCCGGGGCGACATGAACAAGCTCAAGCGCGTCAGCGAGCTGTGCAGGCCGACGTACGGGCGGCTGGTCGCGACGATCACCGGGCTGTACGACGAGACCTACGTCGAGTGGAGCAAGGCGTTCCGCGACGAGTGCGTGCTGCACAAGACCACGCGCTCGATCTTCGACTTCTGA
- a CDS encoding ABC transporter permease: MSVSAVTATRPKALRRKASRLPVTVLLSFAVVALVLAWSVLPGVFTSASPVDGVPADKFLPPGWAHWFGTDHLGRDLFTRVVHGTASSVSSALIAVGIGVLAGGLVGLVAGFLGGWVDAVLARLVDVLLAIPSFLLAVVVVSALGFQTVNAAIATGVSAVGVFARVMRAEVIKTRRAVFIESSYLQGGSRRHVLLRHVLPNASRSVLTLAVLQFGLSVLVIAGLAFLGYGDPPPASDWGLLVSVGKDFPLAPWLVTAPALVIITTVLSVNRISRWLRRTD, from the coding sequence GTGAGCGTCTCCGCGGTCACGGCCACCCGGCCGAAGGCGTTGCGCCGCAAGGCTTCCCGGCTTCCGGTGACGGTGCTGCTGTCGTTCGCGGTGGTGGCGCTGGTGCTGGCCTGGTCGGTGCTGCCGGGGGTGTTCACCTCGGCGAGCCCGGTGGACGGGGTGCCCGCCGACAAGTTCCTGCCGCCGGGCTGGGCGCACTGGTTCGGCACCGACCACCTCGGGCGCGACCTGTTCACCCGCGTCGTGCACGGCACGGCGTCGTCGGTGTCCAGCGCGCTGATCGCGGTCGGCATCGGCGTGCTGGCCGGTGGCCTGGTGGGGCTGGTGGCCGGGTTCCTCGGCGGCTGGGTGGACGCGGTGCTGGCCAGGCTGGTCGACGTGCTGCTGGCGATCCCGTCGTTCCTGCTGGCGGTGGTCGTGGTCAGCGCGCTCGGCTTCCAGACCGTGAACGCGGCGATCGCGACCGGGGTGTCGGCGGTCGGGGTGTTCGCCAGGGTGATGCGCGCCGAGGTGATCAAGACCCGGCGGGCGGTGTTCATCGAGTCCTCGTACTTGCAGGGCGGGTCGCGCAGGCACGTGCTGCTGCGGCACGTGCTGCCCAACGCGTCGCGCTCGGTGCTGACCCTGGCGGTGCTCCAGTTCGGGCTGTCCGTGCTGGTGATCGCGGGTCTGGCGTTCCTGGGCTACGGCGACCCGCCGCCCGCGTCCGACTGGGGCCTGCTGGTCTCGGTCGGCAAGGACTTCCCGCTGGCCCCGTGGCTGGTCACCGCGCCCGCGCTGGTGATCATCACGACCGTCCTCTCCGTGAACAGGATCAGCCGATGGCTCCGCAGGACAGACTGA